In one window of Arctopsyche grandis isolate Sample6627 chromosome 6, ASM5162203v2, whole genome shotgun sequence DNA:
- the LOC143912929 gene encoding uncharacterized protein LOC143912929, whose protein sequence is MKNHELSKKIVMFLICITALFFFGSVKAVDEINVSCPYLYKKVVIENTTLCLKLKKEESYMNKYTGCNGNAVPINFSYLVSSNNIKTSTTLYWTDYRRAYDDGPIIKWRHGDPDMGQPLLLDLVDGYSGYQNKINTSASACLAIDIKSQKFVTRDCDDKLYRLCIVKPIKPHWSWEPDVCKINFIYFDSPRPTCLSKTIDSSENTIFQSGTRKEAEDACKFGKLMGKGFIYNPISRFRNMNIPLAIHSENNIFMYDNGEIADEEITDIYPSLTKKFLSVNESGKLNLRDQNFIYDAVVCEYPVEKPRMSLKIYSNFVTTWKLFVSIECEESILVSPSDIICFTDSARFYPTRVNVTNLNELSHFSIETGADGYYWCISNTTKWEYNISRKFFFVNKIQDLKEIYDVEFNFPKPINISDVENHYFLQLQNLFKSYEREIDSSKYILKKVYINGGVIYRCNISYFDINDHGSIYVHMSEIVRIDSPLCFADNKSIVVADDNIPLENDYSEECKYASDCHHCKYECVKSGKINRYGWESKCPQTKNESFVPTTEFNNKSGIPVFTESINLHPDGNVTERNEVQIHNDDNQSIKTMAKLNEQINSLLDGNFEKSIEEEDIHKVIDDLNRIISTENVPNEITKKLDEILFKVDIKNSTFYYSSKHIMVGVADTGEQNATKCILVNNITSDDMSNSNLSINGKANLNCGTEVTNDTDIMVDISNLNGKLVVAVMDKEKFFQPDQNQTCKLTQNQINSKIISIFKPNITLFNDKQYIDIHLKSNENECVECVFWDFNLNNKRGGWSSNGSEMILDKITGMVRCRWNHLTHFALLMHSEGKNDDHYRILSVITYCGCAASLIGLIVIYFTAILFEQWRKEFTNKVYLNLSVAIGLLLITFLGNIYLESSPKSDKICPILGPVLHYSLLSTFTWMLITAVLSYRKLVYVFNTKSAHRLLKASLFGWIFPLVLVFPLVCVSTNSYQKNTNNNTSIGEKNENDATCRDPMQQGINSTEQFTKICLPNGLGFWLTVFLPICLVVIINSILFALIVFKVLIKGTLQRRGNSHQIRRNITISILIFFLFGLTWIFGILSRYLPPMRHLFCISATLQGFVLFAFFVLAKTSTRNMWGRKLKMTFSRGMKTQYTPNTYRFYNYNSKSTSSSSECIVSEIPVLDTDQFCDNPDNQDNKLPSLKKFERKQSTDLL, encoded by the exons ATGAAAAACCACGAATTATCCAAAAAAATAGTGATGTTTTTAATCTGCATTACAGctctatttttttttggatCTGTAAAAGCAGTTGACGAGATTAATGTTTCTTGtccatatttgtataaaaaagtcGTGATTGAGAATACCACTCTCTgtctaaaacttaaaaaagaggaaTCATACATGAACAAATATACTGGATGTAACGGAAACGCTGTTCCTATCAATTTTTCATACTTGGTTTCTTCAAATAACATCAAGACATCCACAACATTATATTGGACAGATTACCGGCGCGCGTATGATGATGGGCCCATCATCAAATGGCGTCATGGGGACCCAGATATGGGTCAGCCGTTGCTTTTAGACCTGGTCGATGGATATAGCgggtatcaaaataaaataaacacatccGCATCAGCGTGTCTAGCCATTGATATAAAATCACAAAAGTTTGTAACACGAGATTGCGATGACAAATTATATAGATTATGTATAGTAAAACCAATAAAACCACATTGGTCGTGGGAACCGGATGTATGcaagataaattttatatatttcgatTCTCCAAGACCAACTTGTCTTTCAAAGACTATTGACTCTAgtgaaaatacaatttttcaaagTGGTACTCGAAAAGAAGCTGAAGATGCATGTAAATTTGGAAAATTAATGGGAAAAGGTTTTATTTACAATCCCATATCAAGATTTAGAAACATGAATATACCTTTAGCAATTCAtagtgaaaataatatttttatgtatgacaATGGAGAAATTGCTGATGAAGAA attacAGATATTTACCCAAGCTTGACGAAAAAATTTCTTTCTGTGAATGAATCAGGCAAGCTAAATCTCAGAGATCAAAATTTTATCTACGATGCTGTTGTATGCGAATATCCTGTTGAAAAACCGAGAatgagtttaaaaatatattcaaattttgtaaCAAC ATGGAAACTGTTCGTCTCCATTGAATGCGAAGAAAGCATCCTAGTATCACCATCTGATATTATCTGTTTTACTGATTCTGCAAGATTTTATCCGACCAGAGTCAATGTAACAAATTTGAACGAATTATCACACTTCAGCATTGAGACTGGTGCAGATGGATATTACTGGTGCATCAGTAATACTACTAAATGGGAATATAACATTagtcgtaaattttttttcgttaaTAAGATTCAAGATTTGAAAGAAATTTACGATGTCGAATTCAATTTCCCGAAACCAATAAATATATCTGATGTTGAAAATCATTACTTTCTGCAGCTTCAAAA TTTATTTAAATCATATGAACGGGAAATTGATTCGAGTAAATATATTCTGAAAAAAGTCTATATAAATGGAGGTGTTATTTATCGCTGTAATATTTCGTACTTCGACATAAATGACCACGGaagcatctatgtacatatgtctgagATAGTGAGAATTGACAGCCCACTTTGTTTTGCAGACAACAAAAGTATTGTTGTTGCAG ATGATAATATCCCACTTGAAAATGATTACTCTGAGGAATGTAAATATGCATCAGATTGTCACCACTGTAAATATGAATGTGTTAAATCCGGCAAAATTAATCGATACGGCTGGGAGTCAAAATGCCCTCAAACTAAAAACGAATCATTTGTACCAACTACAGAA tttaataataaatcagGAATACCAGTATTTACTGAAAGCATAAATCTCCATCCCGATGGAAATGTTACAGAACGCAACGAAGTACAAATTCATaat gATGATAATCAATCAATAAAAACAATGGCAAAACTTAATGAACAAATAAATTCCCTTCTCGATGGAAACTTTGAGAAAAGCATTGAAGAAGAAGACATTCATAAAGTTATCGACGACTTAAATCGTATTATTTCAACAGAGAATGTCCCAaatgaaataacaaaaaaattagatgaaattttattcaaagtgGACATAAAGAATAGTACATTCTATTATTCATCAAAACATATAATGGTTGGAGTTGCAGATACTGGAGAGCAGAATGCCACTAAATGTATACTGGTGAATAATATTACTTCCGATGATATGTCCAATAGTAACTTATCGATCAATGGGAAAG CTAATTTGAATTGCGGAACAGAAGTAACAAATGATACAGATATCATGGTggatatatcaaatttaaatggAAAACTTGTTGTAGCAGTGATGGATAAAGAAAAATTTTTTCAACCGGATCAAAACCAAACTTGCAAACTTACTCAAAACCAAATCAACAGTAAAATTATCAGCATATTTAAACCGAATATAACATTATTCAatgataaacaatatatagatatTCACCTAAagtcgaatgaaaatgaatgtgTGGAATGTGTATTTTGGGATTTTAATCTTAATAATAAAAGGGGAGGATGGTCAAGTAATGGATCTGAAATGATTCTGGATAAAATCACAGGAATGGTCAGGTGTCGATGGAATCACTTAACGCATTTTGCACTATTAATGCATTCCGAaggaaaaaatgatgatcattaTCGGATTCTTTCTGTTATCACTTACTGTGGGTGTGCGGCATCATTGATTGGTCTGATAGTCATTTATTTCACTGCGATACTGTTCGAACAATGGAGGAAAGAGTTTACCAATAAAGTGTATCTCAATTTGTCAGTAGCCATAGGACTTctgttaattacatttttaggaAACATATATTTGGAAAGTTCTCCAAAAAGCGACAAAATTTGCCCAATCTTAGGCCCGGTGCTTCACTACAGTCTGCTTTCTACATTCACTTGGATGCTGATAACAGCTGTGCTTTCGTACAGAAAGTTGGTGTACGTTTTTAATACCAAATCCGCCCACAGGCTCCTCAAAGCCAGCCTTTTTGGTTGGATTTTTCCTTTGGTACTTGTGTTCCCCTTGGTGTGTGTTTCTACAAATTCTTATCAGAAAAAcactaataataatacaagTATTGGTGAAAAAAACGAAAACGATGCAACATGTCGTGATCCAATGCAACAAGGAATTAATTCGACAGAACAATTCACTAAAATCTGCCTTCCAAATGGTTTGGGGTTTTGGCTCACAGTATTCCTTCCAATTTGCCTAGTTGTTATTATCAACTCAATATTATTTGCTCTTATTGTGTTCAAAGTTTTAATAAAAGGCACGTTGCAACGACGAGGAAACTCTCACCAAATTCGAAGAAACATTACAATTAgtattcttatattttttttgtttggtcTCACTTGGATATTTGGGATTCTATCTCGCTATCTTCCACCAATGAGACACTTATTTTGTATCTCGGCAACATTGCAAGGTTTCGTCTTGTTTGCGTTTTTTGTGTTAGCCAAAACTTCAACCAGAAATATGTGGGGAAGAAAACTTAAAATGACATTCTCACGTGGAATGAAAACACAGTACACGCCAAATACTTATcggttttataattataattcaaaatcaaCGTCTTCATCCTCAGAATGTATTGTAAGCGAGATCCCTGTATTAGATACAGATCAGTTTTGTGACAATCCAGACAATCAGGACAACAAATTGCCCAGCCTTAAAAAATTTGAACGTAAACAGTCGACAGatcttttataa